Proteins from a single region of Gasterosteus aculeatus chromosome 20, fGasAcu3.hap1.1, whole genome shotgun sequence:
- the cyb5r4 gene encoding cytochrome b5 reductase 4: MSDSEEDDDDDDGESGTSGGQGGSSFTSIFDSLIAGFLRVWSFLRGAADMLNIPSPSFPAARSQQRVAASGQSGRNKVALKPGHSLMDWIRFSKSATDLTGLRGRLIEVTQEELQRHNTRNDCWTCIRGMVYNVTPYMDYHPGGEEELMKAAGIDGTDLFDQVHRWVNYESMLKECLVGRMATAVIKAAVPSSPQSSLAPPMSMAAPTEKDSRPRYDWFQTDATVNLVVYAKRKIPSSGCTTVDLEGGALRLEVVLGNMSYMIHLRLADDVEGNVAVHNVPLVGKIQVSIRKQAKGKWSSLGLPLELHNTFLRKKDRALHYRDCVLVSKTEVNHNTHVFRLQLPRGTVMHVPVGKHVYLKALAQGTEVVRPYTPVDQSLVGAPQDPDLYLMIKVYPDGVLSSHLSSLHVGDCLPVSGPEGTFSLRPLRDVTDLYLFAAGTGFTPMARLIQLALQDMDAIRKTKLLFLNRREEDILWRRQLDKLAAHSDRFQVDYVLSDPCEGWTGRTGRVDESMLQDFLTRPHGSKCYVCVCGPAAFTELTMGLLKQQGFSEEELHAFQG; the protein is encoded by the exons ATGAGCGACTCAGAAGAagatgacgatgatgacgacGGTGAGAGTGGAACAAGCGGAGGACAAGGTGGTTCATCTTTCACCTCGATATTCGATAGTTTGATTGCAG GTTTCCTCCGAGTCTGGAGCTTCCTGCGAGGCGCCGCCGACATGCTGAACATCCCGAGCCCGTCGTTCCCCGCGGCGCGCTCCCAGCAGCGGGTCGCTGCGTCCGGCCAGTCCGGGCGGAACAAG GTGGCCTTGAAGCCGGGACACAGTCTGATGGACTGGATCCGGTTTTCCAAGAGTGCAACGGACCTGACGGGGCTCAGGGGCCGTCTGATCGAGGTCACCcaggaagagctgcagagacacaacacaAGAAACGACTGCTGGACCTGCATACGAG GTATGGTTTATAATGTGACCCCATACATGGACTACCACCCTGGTGGGGAAGAGGAGCTGATGAAGGCAGCTGGAATAGATGGCACTGACCTGTTTGACCAG GTGCATCGCTGGGTAAACTATGAGTCCATGTTAAAAGAGTGCCTGGTGGGTAGGATGGCCACTGCTGTCATTAAAG CCGCCGTCCCGTCCTCGCCACAGAGCAGCCTCGCCCCCCCCATGTCGATGGCCGCTCCCACAGAAAAAGACTCGCGGCCGCG GTACGACTGGTTCCAAACTGATGCCACCGTTAATCTGGTGGTTTATGCTAAAAGAAAG ATCCCCAGCTCCGGCTGCACCACCGTTgacctggaggggggggctctgcgGCTGGAGGTGGTGCTGGGCAACATGTCCTACATGATCCACTTAC GTCTGGCTGACGACGTTGAGGGAAACGTTGCTG TCCACAATGTCCCCCTCGTGGGGAAGATCCAGGTCAGCATCCGCAAACAGGCCAAAGGCAAGTGGAGCAGCCTGGGCCTGCCACTGGAATTACACAATACATTTCTACGCAAGAAGGACCGAG CTCTCCACTACCGGGATTGTGTGTTGGTGTCTAAGACGGAGGTGAACCACAACACACATGTGTTCAGATTGCAGCTTCCTCGTGGGACAGTCATGCATGTGCCTGTTGGGAAACACGTCTACCTCAAAGCCCTCGCCCAAG GCACCGAGGTGGTGAGGCCATACACTCCAGTAGATCAGAGCCTGGTAGGCGCCCCCCAGGACCCCGACCTCTACCTCATGATCAAGGTCTACCCTGACGGAGTGTTAAGCTCTCATCTCAGCAGCCTGCACGTCG GCGACTGTTTACCCGTTAGCGGTCCAGAGGGTACTTTCAGTCTCCGCCCCCTGCGTGATGTCACAGACCTCTACCTATTCGCAGCGGGCACAGGGTTCACACCCATGGCTCGCCTCATCCAGCTGGCCCTCCAGGACATGGACGCCATCAG GAAAACCAAGCTGCTCTTCCTGAACCGCCGCGAGGAGGACATTCTGTGGCGCCGCCAGCTGGACAAGCTGGCTGCTCACAGTGACAG GTTTCAGGTAGACTACGTGCTCTCTGATCCCTGCGAGGGCTGGACCGGCAGGACGGGGAGGGTGGACGAGTCCATGCTCCAGGACTTCCTCACCAGGCCACACGGGTCCAAatgctacgtgtgtgtgtgcggccctGCTGCTTTTACGGAGCTGACAATGGG gtTGCTGAAGCAGCAGGGCTTCAGTGAAGAGGAGCTCCACGCCTTCCAGGGCTGA
- the znrf2b gene encoding E3 ubiquitin-protein ligase znrf2, translating to MGAKQSGPTANPAATARTRAYSGSDLPSGASSGSGSGVSGTAAGGGRHRAYGAPGAAGPSSGSGQPHGARARSVGGSGSRPQSGINIPSSSGAYSSQESGGSSPEEADRERSGGGRDGPRLVIGSLPAHLSPHLFGGFKCPVCSKFVSSDEMDLHLVLCLTKPRVTYNEDVLSKDAGECAICLEELVQGDTIGRLPCLCIYHKGCIDEWFEVNRSCPEHPSD from the exons ATGGGGGCGAAGCAGAGCGGCCCGACCGCCAACCCGGCTGCCACCGCGCGGACCAGAGCGTACTCCGGCTCGGACCTCCCGTCCGGCGCGtccagcggcagcggcagcggcgtcAGCGGGACcgccgccgggggggggaggcaccGCGCGTACGGTGCGCCCGGAGCCGCCGGACCCTCGTCCGGCTCCGGCCAGCCGCACGGAGCCAGGGCCAGGTCCGTGGGGGGCTCCGGGTCCAGACCGCAGTCCGGTATCAACATTCCGAGCAGCAGCGGAGCGTACAGCTCGCAGGAGTCCGGCGGCAGCAGCCCGGAGGAGGCGGACCGGGAGCGCTCCGGCGGGGGGCGCGACGGTCCGCGGCTGGTGATCGGCTCGCTGCCAGCTCACCTCTCGCCTCACCTGTTCGGAG GCTTCAAGTGCCCTGTGTGCTCCAAGTTTGTCTCCTCGGATGAGATGGATCTTCACCTGGTCCTGTGCTTGACCAAACCCAGAGTGACGTATAACG AGGACGTCCTGTCCAAGGATGCAGGAGAATGTGCCATctgcctggaggagctggtgcagggAGACACCATCGGCCGCCTGCCCTGCCTCTGCATCTACCACAAAGG CTGCATCGACGAGTGGTTTGAAGTGAACCGGTCGTGTCCCGAGCATCCGTCGGATTGA